A genomic stretch from Hemibagrus wyckioides isolate EC202008001 linkage group LG02, SWU_Hwy_1.0, whole genome shotgun sequence includes:
- the trap1 gene encoding heat shock protein 75 kDa, mitochondrial isoform X2: MSRYLTLLRFAQHTCGKARSFSCNRNWSGSATFIRAYERTRIKKYSTELRLWSPGHFGVKLACHTYSTQAESAEEEILNNIISDTEKVQGSYSKHEFQAETKKLLDIVARSLYSEKEVFIRELISNGSDALEKLRYKLITGGGDSEPLEIHLQTDVARGILTIQDTGIGMNQGELIRNLGTIACSGSKAFLETLQSQAEAKSSIIGQFGVGFYSAFMVADKVDVYSQSAESGVPGYKWSSDGSGVFQIAEASGVKQGTKIVLHLKDECKEFSSEDRVKAVVNKYSNFVSFPIYLNGRRLNTLQAVWMMDPKEISEWQHEEFYRYVAKAYDKPRYTLHYRADAPLNIRSIFYVPETKPSMFDVSREMGSRVALYSRKVLIQSSATEILPKWLRFLQGVVDSEDIPLNLSRELLQESALIRKLKDVLQQRIIRFLLDQSKKEPEKYSNFFEDYGLFIREGIVTTSEQDIKEDIAKLLRFESSALPAGQQTSLMDYASRMKAGTRNMYYLCAPNRHLAEHSPYYEAMKMKDMEVLFCYEQFDELTLLHLREFDKKKLISVETDIVVDHYKEENFETRKPDTLNMVFRIDGTVFLFQNKNTT; encoded by the exons ATGTCTCGGTATTTGACCCTGCTCAGGTTTGCTCAGCATACTTGCGGAAAGGCCAGATCTTTTTCATGTAACCGAAACTGGAGTGGCTCAGCGACATTCATTCGAG CCTATGAACGAACAAGGATAAAAAAGTATAGCACTGAACTTAGACTCTGGAGCCCAGGCCATTTTGGTGTCAAGCTAGCCTGCCATACCTATAGCACTCAAGCAGAAAGTGCTGAAGAGGAGATTCTCAACAACATTATTAGTGACACAGAGAAAGTTCAAG GGTCCTATTCTAAGCATGAGTTCCAGGCAGAAACAAAAAAGTTGCTGGACATTGTGGCCAGATCTCTGTACTCGgagaaagag GTGTTCATAAGAGAGCTCATCTCAAATGGTAGTGATGCACTGGAGAAGTTGCGATATAAGCTTATTACAGGAGGAGGAGATTCTGAACCTCTGGAAATCCACCTACAGACTGATGTAGCTAGAGGCATTTTAACAATTCAG gaCACTGGCATTGGGATGAATCAAGGAGAACTGATTAGAAACCTGGGCACAATTGCTTGTTCTGGCTCTAAG GCTTTTCTGGAGACTCTTCAGAGCCAAGCCGAGGCCAAAAGCTCCATCATCGGGCAGTTTGGTGTTGGGTTTTACTCTGCCTTTATGGTGGCTGACAAAGTAGATGTTTATTCTCAGAGTGCAGAGTCTGGTGTTCCTGGATACAAGTGGTCCTCAGACGG CTCTGGAGTGTTCCAAATTGCTGAAGCCAGTGGGGTGAAACAGGGGACTAAGATTGTCTTACACCTGAAAGACGAATGCAAGGAGTTTTCATCTGAGGACCGTGTTAAAG CGGTTGTGAACAAGTACAGCAACTTTGTCAGCTTCCCCATTTACCTGAATGGCAGACGACTGAACACACTACAG GCTGTCTGGATGATGGACCCCAAAGAGATCAGTGAGTGGCAGCATGAGGAATTTTATCGGTATGTAGCAAAGGCATATGATAAACCTcgctacacactgcactaccGTGCTGATGCTCCCCTCAACATACGCAGCATTTTCTATGTTCCTGAGACG AAACCAAGCATGTTTGATGTGAGTAGGGAGATGGGCTCCAGGGTGGCTCTGTACAGCCGGAAAGTCTTGATCCAATCCAGTGCTACAGAAATTTTGCCCAAGTGGCTACGATTCTTGCAAG GAGTGGTGGACAGTGAGGACATCCCCTTGAATCTCAGCAGAGAGTTACTACAGGAAAGTGCTCTCATCAG GAAATTGAAGGATGTGCTGCAGCAGCGAATCATTCGTTTCCTGTTGGACCAGAGCAAGAAAGAGCCTGAGAAATATTCTAACTTCTTCGAGGATTATGGGCTTTTTATAAGAGAAGGCATCGTCACCACTTCTGAGCAGGACATTAAG GAGGACATAGCCAAGCTGCTTCGCTTTGAGTCCTCAGCATTGCCTGCAGGGCAGCAAACCAGCCTGATGGACTATGCCTCGCGCATGAAGGCAGGCACCAGGAACATGTACTACTTGTGTGCTCCCAACCGCCATCTGGCTGAACACTCTCCATACTATGAGGCAATGAAAATGAAGGACATGGAG GTGCTCTTCTGTTATGAGCAATTTGATGAgctaacactgctccacctcaGAGAGTTTGACAAGAAGAAGCTCATCTCTGTGGAAACAGACATTGTTGTTGACCACTACAAGGAAGAAAATTTTGAAACCAGAAAGCCAG ATACCTTAAATATGGTGTTCAGAATTGATGGAACTGTTTTCTTattccaaaacaaaaacacaacatga
- the trap1 gene encoding heat shock protein 75 kDa, mitochondrial isoform X1, with protein sequence MSRYLTLLRFAQHTCGKARSFSCNRNWSGSATFIRAYERTRIKKYSTELRLWSPGHFGVKLACHTYSTQAESAEEEILNNIISDTEKVQGSYSKHEFQAETKKLLDIVARSLYSEKEVFIRELISNGSDALEKLRYKLITGGGDSEPLEIHLQTDVARGILTIQDTGIGMNQGELIRNLGTIACSGSKAFLETLQSQAEAKSSIIGQFGVGFYSAFMVADKVDVYSQSAESGVPGYKWSSDGSGVFQIAEASGVKQGTKIVLHLKDECKEFSSEDRVKAVVNKYSNFVSFPIYLNGRRLNTLQAVWMMDPKEISEWQHEEFYRYVAKAYDKPRYTLHYRADAPLNIRSIFYVPETKPSMFDVSREMGSRVALYSRKVLIQSSATEILPKWLRFLQGVVDSEDIPLNLSRELLQESALIRKLKDVLQQRIIRFLLDQSKKEPEKYSNFFEDYGLFIREGIVTTSEQDIKEDIAKLLRFESSALPAGQQTSLMDYASRMKAGTRNMYYLCAPNRHLAEHSPYYEAMKMKDMEVLFCYEQFDELTLLHLREFDKKKLISVETDIVVDHYKEENFETRKPASEQLSEQHAEDLMAWMRNCLGQKVTNIKVTPRLNAHPAMITVLEMGAVRHFLRTQQLARSVEERTQILQPTLEINAGHDLIKKLHVLKDSNPDLAQLLLEQIFDNAMITAGLNDDPRPMISRLNNLLTKAMEKH encoded by the exons ATGTCTCGGTATTTGACCCTGCTCAGGTTTGCTCAGCATACTTGCGGAAAGGCCAGATCTTTTTCATGTAACCGAAACTGGAGTGGCTCAGCGACATTCATTCGAG CCTATGAACGAACAAGGATAAAAAAGTATAGCACTGAACTTAGACTCTGGAGCCCAGGCCATTTTGGTGTCAAGCTAGCCTGCCATACCTATAGCACTCAAGCAGAAAGTGCTGAAGAGGAGATTCTCAACAACATTATTAGTGACACAGAGAAAGTTCAAG GGTCCTATTCTAAGCATGAGTTCCAGGCAGAAACAAAAAAGTTGCTGGACATTGTGGCCAGATCTCTGTACTCGgagaaagag GTGTTCATAAGAGAGCTCATCTCAAATGGTAGTGATGCACTGGAGAAGTTGCGATATAAGCTTATTACAGGAGGAGGAGATTCTGAACCTCTGGAAATCCACCTACAGACTGATGTAGCTAGAGGCATTTTAACAATTCAG gaCACTGGCATTGGGATGAATCAAGGAGAACTGATTAGAAACCTGGGCACAATTGCTTGTTCTGGCTCTAAG GCTTTTCTGGAGACTCTTCAGAGCCAAGCCGAGGCCAAAAGCTCCATCATCGGGCAGTTTGGTGTTGGGTTTTACTCTGCCTTTATGGTGGCTGACAAAGTAGATGTTTATTCTCAGAGTGCAGAGTCTGGTGTTCCTGGATACAAGTGGTCCTCAGACGG CTCTGGAGTGTTCCAAATTGCTGAAGCCAGTGGGGTGAAACAGGGGACTAAGATTGTCTTACACCTGAAAGACGAATGCAAGGAGTTTTCATCTGAGGACCGTGTTAAAG CGGTTGTGAACAAGTACAGCAACTTTGTCAGCTTCCCCATTTACCTGAATGGCAGACGACTGAACACACTACAG GCTGTCTGGATGATGGACCCCAAAGAGATCAGTGAGTGGCAGCATGAGGAATTTTATCGGTATGTAGCAAAGGCATATGATAAACCTcgctacacactgcactaccGTGCTGATGCTCCCCTCAACATACGCAGCATTTTCTATGTTCCTGAGACG AAACCAAGCATGTTTGATGTGAGTAGGGAGATGGGCTCCAGGGTGGCTCTGTACAGCCGGAAAGTCTTGATCCAATCCAGTGCTACAGAAATTTTGCCCAAGTGGCTACGATTCTTGCAAG GAGTGGTGGACAGTGAGGACATCCCCTTGAATCTCAGCAGAGAGTTACTACAGGAAAGTGCTCTCATCAG GAAATTGAAGGATGTGCTGCAGCAGCGAATCATTCGTTTCCTGTTGGACCAGAGCAAGAAAGAGCCTGAGAAATATTCTAACTTCTTCGAGGATTATGGGCTTTTTATAAGAGAAGGCATCGTCACCACTTCTGAGCAGGACATTAAG GAGGACATAGCCAAGCTGCTTCGCTTTGAGTCCTCAGCATTGCCTGCAGGGCAGCAAACCAGCCTGATGGACTATGCCTCGCGCATGAAGGCAGGCACCAGGAACATGTACTACTTGTGTGCTCCCAACCGCCATCTGGCTGAACACTCTCCATACTATGAGGCAATGAAAATGAAGGACATGGAG GTGCTCTTCTGTTATGAGCAATTTGATGAgctaacactgctccacctcaGAGAGTTTGACAAGAAGAAGCTCATCTCTGTGGAAACAGACATTGTTGTTGACCACTACAAGGAAGAAAATTTTGAAACCAGAAAGCCAG CATCAGAACAATTAAGTGAGCAGCATGCTGAAGATCTAATGGCCTGGATGAGGAACTGTCTTGGTCAGAAAGTCACAAATATCAAG GTGACCCCTCGCCTGAACGCTCACCCTGCCATGATCACAGTGCTTGAGATGGGAGCAGTCCGACATTTCCTTCGCACTCAGCAGCTGGCCCGTAGTGTGGAGGAGAGGACGCAGATCCTGCAGCCCACCCTGGAGATCAATGCTGG GCATGACCTCATCAAGAAGCTTCATGTGTTGAAAGACTCAAATCCTGACCTTGCACAGCTGCTTCTTGAACAG ATTTTTGACAATGCTATGATCACAGCTGGTCTGAATGATGACCCTCGACCAATGATCTCTCGCCTGAATAATCTGCTGACCAAAGCCATGgagaaacactga